The nucleotide sequence TAACAACAAACCTGGTTGGATCGAGTAATCGTATTTGCAATGCTAGAATGTAGaattaaattaattataaagaagAAAAGCATGGTTGTTGAACAATGAAATGAGCAGAAGAATAAATTATAACAGATGAGAGTTTGTATCTTTTATTTATGAGAgattagtattttcttttataaaagatgttatattatatttttaaataaaattaatataaattaatgacGTCATCATTATCAAAATTTAAGGATAATTAGTGAAATGATTAgatcatcattttagagctttatatgaatATATAGATGATCAGTTTGTTTTAAATATACGAATCTTATTATTATGTCTTACTAGTTTATCACCCGCGTTTTTGTGGGACTGAAACATAGGTTTTATATTAAATGACAtaaagttttataatcaaaacATATCATTAGACATACATATAAAATTAGGGGTTGCATCCGTAGAAGATGGTCATATGTGagaaaaaatacaaattatatttcttttatttgtaagattttattaaaatttacattgtCATTCTGTTTTATTTGTAAGATTTATTTATATGAAGAGATGTTTCCGTCCACAGATTTTTTTACCGCAGTCTATGTGATTTTAAAAAGACATAAAATAAGCTAATGTCTTATCCTGTCTGCAAACTCACAAACATAAAAATATGCTTCTATGTAAATAGGATCCGCATATTTTCATGAAAAAACCTCTTAAAAACAAAAAGCACCTTACTATTCAAGTTTTAGGTAACCTTTTGTAAGCAATAAACTTTAAAATCGGTCTTTTTAATAAACCTTTTGTAAATGGTAAACATATGAAAATTTTCTTGTTAAGATTATTCGAAGAAGGTGAGCTTTTACTTAGATTTATGCCGTATTGCCGTTTAATTGGGTTATCTCGTAAATGTTTATGACTATATAACCATCCAAAATTGGTGCTAACGAAGTTTGAACATGATACGTTTTAAAAGGATATCAATATATCATGATCTCGAACTTGTGATTGTTAAACCTTTTATAAGCAGCTAAGCATTATGTGATCCTATAACATCTTTTGGTGGTTGGGTAAAATTTATCTTGAATCTCACTTTTTAAGTTGGACATTTCtcttaattgttatatattacattACCAGAGTATGACTGTGAGTCTAGAGTTTAGAGTGCTTACAAATTTTGACGGTAAATGTAGAAACTTACAAATTTTGACGTTTTTCTACGTATCCAATGCCTTAGTAGGGTGGgcctgcgattagttgccaagcaacccgggttcgATTCTGAGGAGGTGGAGGTTTTCTCCAGGATTTactgcgattagttgccaagcaaccagtTCCCGCGATTAGTTGCCGAGCAACCCGGGATGATCCTTGGAGTTTCCTACCTAGCGTGTGTGAGTCGCAAATAAGAGTATTCGATGCGAAAATTGCCGGTAAAAAAAATGTGTGTTCTGAAAATGATTTCATATCTAAACTTGACCGAATCATTAATAGTTTATCGATCATCTCAAAACATAGTGCAAATAATGTTGAAAATTTATATTGTTGCGAGGTGACAAGTAATATAGTGGAATAGATAAAAAGGATTGAAAAGGGAAAGTGTTCCCTGTGTTATCTTTTGGTATCTTATTTTTTTCCATCTACTTTAAGTATCACAAGCAGAAATCAACTCTTAAGATTTAACCTCTTAATATGAAAGTTGAGTTTTAAATGACAAAAATAGTTTCAAACACATGTGAAATATGAGGAATTAAGGTAATATTGAAGTATTATTACTTAGGTACAACCAATAGTTTTGTCAAAGTATACAGACATTGAACGAGAACGTTTTTGAAGGCCCTATGTGATCGCACGACTTGCACAACATCTGATCATCTacagattgaaaaaaaaaaaaaaaacattttcttTTTACACGTCTATTTTCCAATTCCAAGTTCTTTCGTGAGATCCCTTGTGAGGCTAAATTGCACGGTGTTGTGCCAGGGGAATAATGTACGAGTAACAGGAAGCTTCCTTCGCAGTTCCTGCATTCACAATTTCCAATGTTATAACAACAATCTTAATCTTAACTACAAATGACAAGGTAACACTCTAAAAAAAACAAATATCTTAGACTCTTCACAGTTACAAAGTTCATTGCTATGGGTCAAAAGGGGGGTTAAACTTTAGTGCTGCATTAGCATGTCATAGCGAGTCTGCTCAGGTTAGGCCAACCGAAACACTTTTTATGAATCTTTCTTAAGATCCATGAATAGATATATTTTCGATCTATTTACCAAATAAAAAGAATGATAAAGAACATGTACCTTAAATGTGGAATCTGGCAAATTGGAATAAGATGCCTGTCATTGTACAAAAATTAGCAAATACTCTTTATTGAGGACTCGATCTAAAACAGAAACAACAAAATAAGCGAAACACAAACCTGCAGTGATGTCAGATATTCTGACTCATGGTGTCGAATAATTTCCGTCAATGAAACAGCAGAATCATCTGGTGACTGGAAGTATGTAACAGAGATCAATCATGTGATACGCTTTCATTAGACAAATTTAAATTCAAATATTCAGTCAGCCTAAGTTTTATGGAATATTTCTCTGTAAAAGTGGGAAAATGGACGGGTCAGGCACCATTAACACTTTTAATTTCATACTTTATTTGTAGATAGTTGATGTATTAACATGATTACAAATGTATAAAAGCATGATAAGGTAGAGAAGTGTACTTTTCATGACTCAATGATTATAATTGTAGTGATATACCACAAAATAGTGAATTTAGTTAAGTAGGTATTTAACCTGAAAGATAGTTGAATCTCTGCATTCATGCTTTGCATCTAGCTGAACATTTCCTTCTTCAAAATAGTGAGCACCCACCTTAATGTTCAACATACAGCATAcattatttgtatatagatatagaTCCACTACAAAAGTGATATCTAAATATGGTCTGTGTAATCTGTACCTGCATTTTTCCTCTGATTTCCACAGTTTGCAGTTCATCCTTGAACTCGATGTTCCATATTGAGACCCAACTTCCATTACTAGTAAGGGTCAAAATACGTGAGGTAATGAGTAAGGGAGGTATTAAATGAGAACAATGTCACTTTATGATGGCCCTAAATCGCTTTATTGACAATATCACATTGATCTTTTTTATCATATCTTTAATCATAAGTTTTTCATCAAAAGTAAATGGGGTAACAACTTTAGAGCTATATTATGAATTACAGTATGAGCTATATAGCATAATAAAAGGGGAAACAATTAAACCATGTTGACTACCAAAAGTTTTGTGGGCTATGTCGAGTGGCTGTAATCACCACAACAAGCTCAAAATCCAGCCCAGGTTCTTCAGTTTCTTTTCCATTTGTACAGTAAACCGAAAAGACGCCTTTGGAATAAGCCTCTCCAACATACTTAGAAATTTCAGCATCCAGAGCACACCTGCAACAACTTAATGAAATGAATTAAGTAAATATTAGAAAGTAGTGACATATCTCTATGAGTTCTACTCTTTatcataattttttttctttctattgatCATCAGTATCATCACAATACATATAGATTAATTAAAAAGTGTGATTATGAACCAATAACTCGTGACATGATTGTAATTTGTAAGTGAGCTATAAAATTCATATTCTTGAAAGATAGTTAAAGATTAAGTAATATCAAGACAAGAAAATTACCGATACTCTTCCACATAGTGGGATGGAAGCTCATCGTCTCTAGCTGGTCTCATTTGGGTACAAATCTGAACAAATTTTACATGCCTTGTAAATTCCAAGTGAATAAAGTAGCAATGACAGAAGTGAACAAATAGGTTAGTTCTATTATCCTAAAATGATTGAGCTCAAACTGATATGAACTTAAAAAAAAGCACTACAAGTTCAGTATTTAATAGCTCACTTCGGGTATGAATAAAGTCAACACTTGAATCTTCTTCCTTAGCAATAAGTTTACAAGCATCAAGCTAAGCGTATACTCTAAGCAATGTGACCAATTCAATAATACAGAGTAATAACTTAAGTCCTTGTTGTATAATGGGTTTCTCACTGCACATTACATCTTGAAATTCACATTTCATATgaaaaatagtaatagtaatgcCTGATTAAACAAGCTTGGTAATACACATACATGAGTTTTGACTGAAAAGAGTTCTTCCATTACCTGTGTAAAGTAAGGGCTTGTCACAGACACTGGGATTTCGTCAAGACTTAGTTCAAATTTGAAGTGTGATTATGATTGTTGATTTATTCATCTATTATGCATGTTTTCATGTTAGAGGTAATAATTTTTCCCATGAAAACTTTGTTGCCTCATGTGAAATGATTGTATTCTAAAATTAAAACTATATTCAGGAATCTATTAAGATCCTACGTTCAGAACTTACAACTTTATAAACCCATGATAAATAGTACCTAATATAAAACATGATACCAGATTCTAATACAAGATATGAGAAAAATATTTCCTAGTAATCAATGGTACGGCCAATGATAGCTCTAGTATTCTGAAAGAATTTATAAATCGAGCATGAAAATAATATGATTAACCTTTGCTCAAGTATAAAATGTGAGATAGAACAATCACTCGCTTTCAAAACTTACCTGTCTAACATGATCAACCTTTGCCACTTGTGCCGTCCTAGGATCAAGATATTCATCCTCACTAATCTCACTAAATGATGATATCAGCACCTGCAGAAATAACCACAGATAGATAAAAGTTGAGTTTTGAAGATTGCAAACAATAATAAAGATTGAAGATTTCTCCATACATCTACCCCATTTCTCACATGCTCAATACATCTACTCAAGACGCAATCATAGAAGCAAACAGATTCACCTGGGCAAAATTACAACTTATTGTTGAAATAGAAAACTGAATACGAAATGAAAACAGATATACAAAACCGACTTTGCAGTGTGCCTTAACAGTAAATTAAAGGTCCTACATATAATCAGCATAGCTACAGTATTGTTTATGACCTATAAACCAAACAGATCAAGTAAAGTAAAACCTAAACCGAAATTCTaaagtaaaaaataataattaaaaaactcATATATAATTCACTGCAAATTAAGGGAAAAAAGCTTACGTCACCGCTTCTATTAGGGAACTGGATACAAACGATATGAGATTTGTTGTAAACAGGAAATGCTTGTGATGCAGCTAATCGATACACATTTTCGTCATTCAATACCGATCTCAGGTCTGTGAAATTGATATAATTTCATCGGTAATAAATAAAATGCATataaatcaataatcaataattaaATTTAAAAAGGATGTGTTACCTTTAGCAACGTATTGGATTTCACCAGGTGGAGAATTGAGAAGAAACCATTTGGCAATGTCGATTTTCTGATCATCGGAAAcaactatttcttcttcttcttcttcttcttcttcatgaataTCTTCTTCTGTATCTGACATAGATGATGGTAGATTTAGATAGATACAGATATATGGAGAGTTTTTGTGTGAAATTGGATAGGGATTGAGTGATGAAATGTTCGGGATTTGAAATTGGGAACGGAGGCAGGGTagagtttgtttgtttgtttggtgACACACAGAAAACGTAACGATATGACACTTTGTAAAACGACATCGTTTTTAGGGGTAACTGTCTGAAATGACATGTAgaaacacgggtttgtttaaacgaaacagtttaatgatatgttttaggtattaagtgaatgtaaatgttaaagtcatttagtttattgacccgtggaactacggattccgactaagaaacttgtcgttgattttacgAATATAAAGTTCGatcaaagttgaatatttatatttatatttttaataataataataattattaataataaatgtcttttaaatttttttagaaaaataaaattacaatttagaaaagattaatattttcttttataacagattttgtattatttttttaattaaactaatatataattatgacattatCATTATGAAAAATAAAGGGTAATTTAGCTTAATGATGATGTTATCATTTTAGAAGTTTATTAGACtactagtgaaatgatccgtgAAATAACGGATTTATTTACACgaaacactttaatgatatgttgtattaagtgaatgtaaatgttaagtcatttagtttaatgacccatggAATTACGGATTTCAATAAATAAATTTGTCGTTTTtacaatacatatataatataattaattccgTAAAGaaaattcatatttgaatattaataataattattattacaattatgataataaaaataaataatagtaataaagtttgcttatgaattgaatatttatatttttaatagtaattaataataaaaattcctcttaaaatatttttaaaaactaaaatataattattatataaaggttgtacaatatgttACCAAATTTTTACATGTGTTCATTGGGTGTTTTGTAAGAGATTGTATAATTTATTTTAAAGTTTATAAATATGATCATgttgtgttttatcataaggttgtaaataatgtttcaaatattgtacaaatGATCATTGAGTtattttatcataaagttgtacataatgcttcatatattgtataattaacttgtttatatttttatttaaaaaaattaattatattaatgacatcatcatgaggggctcacaatttttctttttatttttaaattttttttaagctTAGATAATtcttaattatgacatcatcaataTAGAGATTTAATAGATACTATAGATTTAGAAAAAGACAAATTAAATTATAGTAATGCATCAGCATATCTAAAAAAGTTACTCCCACTTTTCCAAATCTATTGTCCATTATTCCATTTTAGAATGTTACAAATTAATTGTTCAGATTTTTTTTCAACCAATCAAATGAGGTTAATCAAATGGCTATCTTTCATTGGTTAGTTTTTTAAGGTGGCGTTCCGATTAAGAAAGTGTTGAGCTATAGGAATTGCCTTCAAAATGGTGTTAATGCTAAGTGTAGTTGGTGTTAGAGGCACCTTGAGTCTTTTGATCATTTGCTACTACATTGTGTATGGTCCCGTAAGGTGTGATCTTCTTTATTTAGTTGGTGGAGTGTAGTATGGGTTATGCCATCGTCTTTTTGAATTCTCTATCGATTGTTACAATGGGAGAGATATTGGTGTTTACAGACTGTGGAGGTTAATTGGGCCGGCTTCGTTTTGGTTTATTTGGCTTGCTATAAACGAGTTGGTTTTTATTGCGTTTTCAAGGATGCGTCTCGAGTTGTTGAAGGTTTCAAGCTTAAAGTTTTTCAATGGATGGTGAATTCATATAAAGTTCAAAGTTTTCAGTTTTATATTTGGAGTGTGCAGCCTTGGATTCTGAGCTGAGTTGATTTCGGTCTCTTCCTAAAGTATGCTGCtgctgtttttgtttttttttttttgtctatatGTAATGGCTACTGTATCTGTTCTTAATGTTGTTCCATTTATGTTTTAAGGGAGCAATGGGCTTGTCCATGTGTAATAACCCGATTTTTTTCGTTAACTTTTCGTTGAAAACTTAACAACCGGTACTTAAAATTTACAATTTTGTATGtttttttaaatatactattattaatattgattagattttttaaaaaaaaaacactaaggttagtgaaaacgagaaaaatatattttaagacaacaaaaagtatgattattaattttaataattattatgttatataataattgagttttgaaaaatcaattttattaattaggatattcttaaactaaacccgagaaaattagtttaaacattcatgttttcagtatctaatttaaaaatataataaataagtattttatgaaacacacaaaccaggtatgacgtcaagagtttaaaaggtttcaaacaatatagatatatatatatatatatatatatatatatatatatatataatttttttataaatataaaattaaccagtcattgaatcatattaagataaaatacattggatcttagctaaaggataaaaatttaattataacatgtgactatacagtaatacccgtgtttacctaATTATTATACCCGTGATATATCTATTTACCTGTGACAACATATTAATACCCGTGTATATTAATTATTACATCCGTGATATCTATAATATACCCGTgacatatctatctatttataaccctaattcatttcattaaacacacacatacgtacatattcttcccctcctcaagaacacccactactattcatcatcatcatcaatctttcatcctcaagaacaccttcaataatcacttgatcataaaatcgtttacatattcggactcctctcgaagagctctacacatctataccaacaatttcttgattagggtaagttttaaaaactctaatttttgggttttcatgtttttgttacattttagggtagatatagtgtctagtgctcaagtccttgtatgtatgcatgatagtattcgttaatttgattgtttgatgactttttgatgaatcacgaatttgttttgtgtgaggtcagaaacttgaacttgttgaatgtataatattatgagataatcagaatcctcttgaaaaactaataattttggactttggaatttcgaattttcgttaccgtatgctcatgttatgcttaattgaagttttaactcgtttttatgaatgatcacgtttttgattaatatgctactgatatgaacatgatattttcagtttatgaaataattataaatgaaatccttgtgaaaaattaataagtttgctcttttgaatcgcatattttcgttatgtatagctcaagatatgatcaattgaattatcgttgtgttttatgcATTAATCTGAAAACTGGTATTGATTGGTGACGAATTGGTTTATGTATGTTACATGGTTGGAAAGACAAGTGAAAAACACTCGAGATAGACTCGTATATCATGTTAATTGGATTTTTaaaactcccgttatgcttaattgattattaGACCCGACTTTTGTTGATCAACGTTTTAAACAGATGAAAAACGCCATTTAAATTGATTTCTGGATTATGAGCTGAGGATTTTTGAAAAGTATATGATTAGTACTTCACTTTTTATGGAGATtatgcatgctaattgttcctagatgtccggctatatgcgttcgaatatgacctcctgaaacgaattgaatctgttcaaaaatttgcagcgaatgacataacttgatttgtagatggacttaggacttgtgattctggtatgtggttatttacatgttggttcacatatttcatttgtatgttagcttctgaaaccgttgtttgctatgcgttatatgtgttacaaaacaacatgtctaaattctatccaaatcaggaagtccgtagtattttgtaaaactgtacgaattggctatatgAATTGCTTAGCTTTATTTACCAGTGATTATTTGAGATGTTTGCGGCCATCATCAATTGGCCGTTCGTCGTTTTCATTCTTCTAGAATAAATGGCAGAATTTACAAAACTGGCGCGCGCTGAAAATTTTCTGAAAAACTGTCGGGCGCATTTGAGACTGCTGCGATTTTTCTATTAGGACTTAGAGTCTGATCTCCAGATATATTTTAGGACTTTAAGTTATGGAGATTTTGACgcgtatttcaagtcaaacggacctgtacttatttttataaaaattctggaagttgactacattatttaagctaaatattatgtgcaattgactttgtttgaccaaatgggtttaatgggtcaaaatgagtaacgatcagtgtagaaaagtcccaaACGCCGATTTAAGTGAATTTAatggttgtggtgtttaaaaaaaataagctgtggcatgttttggtcaaaatgggtgtttatgacccatttgggtcatacgagcctactttgacccatatgcgaaattttgagaaccaaaggtatgtaacacatcccgtatattgatttaagtatgtttgcaagttttggtgctttaaaaatgagtttgggtcaaatttggtttaaagaaagttttatgactcattcgggttaaacgtgcataaattgacccatatgcataattttggaaaacgaaagtcaccaacacatctaaaatgtcatttttgatctgtgataaaaatttggttaagtcaggtcagccggattcaaatttggatcgtcaaccgaaaattttagtattttaacaaaattgtcaaaatgactctcggacctacttcgaggactcgcaagttgaaatcagttaagtttagataaaaactattatttggtattgaaagtatttgcgacaagatttaaaatgatatattatttgtataattttgttgagtctaaacaggtataaaacaagcgagaaaatgggcaatcgttgctgat is from Rutidosis leptorrhynchoides isolate AG116_Rl617_1_P2 chromosome 10, CSIRO_AGI_Rlap_v1, whole genome shotgun sequence and encodes:
- the LOC139872837 gene encoding F-actin-capping protein subunit alpha-like, with protein sequence MSDTEEDIHEEEEEEEEEIVVSDDQKIDIAKWFLLNSPPGEIQYVAKDLRSVLNDENVYRLAASQAFPVYNKSHIVCIQFPNRSGDVLISSFSEISEDEYLDPRTAQVAKVDHVRQICTQMRPARDDELPSHYVEEYRCALDAEISKYVGEAYSKGVFSVYCTNGKETEEPGLDFELVVVITATRHSPQNFCNGSWVSIWNIEFKDELQTVEIRGKMQVGAHYFEEGNVQLDAKHECRDSTIFQSPDDSAVSLTEIIRHHESEYLTSLQASYSNLPDSTFKELRRKLPVTRTLFPWHNTVQFSLTRDLTKELGIGK